In the Candidatus Rhodoblastus alkanivorans genome, one interval contains:
- a CDS encoding S8 family serine peptidase, with protein sequence MAQTISLNDASEDQLVTLLGLTADQARAIIGRRPFVSAEAAASALPRATAAKLSGVDVPLLNINDATASDLARIVRIAPDLAQSILAGRPYYSLFELRRHFAGDPAAFARLAAFFCAAEFSYRDKLSGNVIRLVPDRSRMLVRFAEGQTESAKDVGHPLGLKPMSARTRSPQQYAVYDARQVESGADPVAALRKEASVASVMPSFKDKDGCTRYADGELCLVQFQHGASLVDQSTLLASIGAAVQERHRTPGLLTVRIPGAGANPALLINALATFNASDKVKFAEPAYIGLNDLESAALRAVPAVETETAAVPWNLQLVRAVEAWGLTTGSEKIVVAVIDTGVDMTHPALAGGLVPRPQIESWNFTDVGGADPDDDEGHGTFIAGLLVGNGAMGIRGLCPQCRVLPLKVPLEGATQSYGRRRDAILYALDFAPPDTRLIINLSWKTTGDIAAIRDAINVAASRNALVVCSAGNWPNGPSEPHFPSDYPSNMSVGAVSPDERRAVYSFYGAEVDLAAPGGSGSDVNAENITSSGLDAGLAVDFGTSFSAPHVAGAAALVWSRFPNLAQRDVRTRLEGAAKPLADDGLGRGLLDAAAGLGGGAQIVVTPPASADSAGLDAVNNDDLATLIAAFHLLPITARLLIAHRPFSQLDEIRGILGLTDEQFEAIAAFSGV encoded by the coding sequence ATGGCGCAGACCATTTCGTTGAACGACGCCAGCGAGGACCAGCTCGTCACCCTGCTCGGCCTGACCGCGGATCAGGCCCGCGCGATCATCGGGCGGCGGCCCTTCGTATCGGCGGAAGCGGCGGCATCCGCGCTCCCGCGGGCGACCGCCGCGAAGCTGAGTGGCGTCGACGTCCCTCTGCTGAATATCAATGACGCGACCGCGTCGGATCTCGCGCGCATCGTTCGGATTGCGCCGGATCTCGCGCAAAGCATTCTGGCCGGCCGTCCCTATTACAGCTTGTTCGAGTTGCGGCGCCATTTCGCTGGCGATCCGGCGGCCTTCGCGCGCCTGGCGGCGTTTTTCTGCGCGGCGGAATTTTCCTATCGAGACAAATTGAGCGGCAATGTCATCCGCCTCGTCCCCGATCGCTCGCGGATGCTCGTGCGTTTCGCCGAGGGCCAGACCGAGAGCGCCAAGGACGTCGGCCATCCGCTGGGATTGAAGCCGATGTCGGCGCGCACGCGGTCGCCGCAGCAATATGCCGTCTATGACGCGCGACAGGTCGAGTCCGGCGCGGATCCCGTCGCGGCGCTCCGCAAGGAAGCATCCGTTGCAAGCGTCATGCCAAGCTTCAAGGACAAGGACGGATGCACGCGTTACGCCGACGGCGAACTCTGCCTTGTCCAGTTTCAGCATGGGGCGTCGCTCGTCGACCAATCCACGTTGCTCGCCTCGATCGGCGCCGCAGTTCAGGAACGCCATCGCACGCCAGGCTTGCTGACCGTTCGTATCCCGGGCGCGGGCGCCAATCCGGCGCTTCTCATCAACGCTCTGGCGACGTTCAATGCGTCGGACAAGGTCAAATTCGCGGAGCCGGCCTATATCGGCTTGAACGATCTGGAATCGGCGGCGCTTCGCGCCGTCCCCGCCGTAGAGACCGAGACGGCCGCTGTTCCGTGGAACCTCCAGCTCGTCCGGGCGGTCGAGGCTTGGGGCTTGACCACCGGCTCGGAGAAAATCGTCGTCGCGGTGATCGACACCGGCGTCGACATGACGCATCCGGCGCTCGCCGGCGGCCTCGTTCCGAGACCGCAAATTGAGTCGTGGAATTTCACCGACGTCGGCGGGGCCGATCCAGACGATGACGAAGGCCACGGAACCTTCATCGCAGGCCTTTTGGTCGGCAACGGCGCGATGGGAATCCGCGGCCTGTGCCCGCAGTGCCGCGTTCTGCCGCTGAAAGTGCCGCTGGAGGGCGCCACGCAGAGTTACGGCCGCCGCCGCGACGCAATCTTGTATGCGCTCGATTTCGCCCCGCCGGACACAAGGCTGATCATCAATCTAAGCTGGAAGACGACGGGTGACATCGCCGCCATACGCGACGCCATCAACGTCGCCGCCTCTCGCAACGCGCTTGTCGTCTGCTCGGCGGGAAACTGGCCGAACGGCCCGAGCGAACCGCATTTTCCGTCGGATTATCCATCGAACATGTCTGTCGGCGCCGTATCGCCGGACGAGCGCCGCGCGGTCTATTCGTTCTATGGCGCCGAGGTCGACCTCGCGGCGCCCGGCGGCAGCGGTTCCGATGTAAATGCGGAAAACATAACCTCCTCGGGACTGGACGCGGGTTTGGCGGTCGATTTCGGCACATCCTTTTCCGCGCCACACGTCGCCGGCGCCGCGGCGCTGGTCTGGTCGCGATTTCCAAATCTGGCGCAACGTGACGTGCGGACCCGGCTCGAAGGGGCCGCCAAGCCCCTGGCGGACGACGGCCTGGGACGCGGCCTCCTCGATGCGGCGGCGGGGCTCGGCGGCGGCGCGCAGATAGTCGTCACGCCTCCGGCCTCCGCCGACTCCGCTGGACTTGACGCCGTCAATAACGACGATCTGGCGACTTTGATCGCCGCGTTTCATCTCCTGCCAATCACGGCGCGGCTCCTGATCGCGCACCGGCCGTTCAGTCAGCTCGACGAGATTCGCGGCATCCTGGGCTTGA
- a CDS encoding RiPP maturation radical SAM C-methyltransferase, translating to MFQLQTHPIEELPLAGNAAEARARPVALVNMPFVSIYRPSLQLGLLRAIAERHGFRAATFHLNLDFAQQIGPKLYEQLVHHRGRMFGDWLFSPVAFAANAPDRDGDLLDRFGEEATLLLADLGVDRDALLDIRNREVPRYLDRMLERVDWSAFRVVGFTSTFQQNMAAFALAARLKERFPDLITLFGGANFEGDMGLALVEGVDCIDYAVIGEGDETFPAFLRAVADGDDPALAPGVASKATARETRQSRAPFRRLDELPLPDYEEYFTRAEELGLIPDMSRRLVYLPFESSRGCWWGQKHHCTFCGLNGGSMAYRSKSPALLREQLAELVKRYRSFMLEAVDNIADHDYFASFFPAIVADKSDYQFFYEVKSNLTRDKIRLLRDAGVKRIQPGVESLNSHVLKLMRKGVSAAQNINLLRWALYYGIDVGWNVIWGFPGETADDYREQLAAMKQLAHLQPPTGAGRIWMERFSPLFTERRNFPARYVRPEASYSYVYPSGVDLDRVAYFFEYELDGALAEEVYADTRDWVRAWQATWKQEMRPTLTYWSSPNFIQIDDLRDVETSGTYTFKGALADIYICCSDRPMTAAGVRESLRLSEPESEIAEALHEFANRGLMFHDGGQFLSLAIPATLGR from the coding sequence ATGTTCCAGTTGCAGACGCATCCTATAGAAGAGCTTCCTCTGGCCGGAAATGCGGCCGAGGCGCGAGCCCGCCCGGTAGCGCTCGTGAATATGCCGTTCGTATCGATCTATCGTCCGTCCCTTCAACTTGGCTTGCTGCGGGCGATCGCCGAACGGCACGGCTTCCGGGCCGCCACATTCCACCTCAACCTCGATTTCGCGCAGCAAATCGGGCCGAAACTTTATGAACAACTCGTCCATCACAGGGGACGGATGTTCGGCGACTGGCTGTTTTCGCCTGTGGCCTTCGCGGCGAACGCTCCCGACCGCGACGGCGATCTGCTCGACAGGTTCGGCGAGGAAGCGACGTTGCTCCTCGCCGATCTGGGCGTCGATCGGGACGCGCTGCTCGACATTCGCAACCGGGAGGTTCCCCGCTATCTCGACCGGATGCTCGAACGCGTCGATTGGTCGGCGTTCCGGGTCGTCGGCTTCACGTCGACCTTCCAGCAGAATATGGCGGCTTTCGCGCTGGCCGCGCGGCTCAAGGAGCGTTTTCCCGATCTGATCACCCTGTTTGGCGGGGCGAATTTCGAGGGCGACATGGGTTTGGCGCTCGTCGAGGGCGTCGATTGCATCGACTACGCCGTCATCGGAGAAGGCGACGAAACCTTTCCGGCCTTCTTGCGCGCCGTGGCCGACGGCGACGATCCCGCCTTGGCGCCGGGCGTGGCGTCGAAGGCGACGGCGCGCGAAACGCGCCAGTCGCGGGCGCCGTTCCGGCGGCTCGACGAGCTCCCATTGCCCGATTATGAGGAATATTTCACCCGCGCCGAAGAACTCGGCCTCATTCCCGACATGTCGCGCCGCCTCGTTTATCTTCCGTTCGAGAGTTCGCGCGGATGCTGGTGGGGACAGAAACACCATTGCACCTTCTGCGGCCTCAACGGGGGCTCCATGGCCTATCGCTCGAAAAGTCCGGCGCTGCTTCGTGAGCAGCTCGCCGAACTCGTCAAGCGCTATCGCAGCTTCATGCTGGAGGCCGTCGACAATATCGCGGATCACGACTATTTCGCGTCCTTCTTCCCGGCGATTGTCGCCGACAAATCGGACTACCAATTCTTTTACGAGGTGAAATCCAATCTCACCCGGGACAAGATCCGCTTGCTGCGGGATGCCGGAGTGAAGCGGATCCAGCCTGGGGTCGAGTCGCTCAACAGCCACGTGCTTAAGCTGATGCGAAAAGGCGTGTCCGCAGCCCAGAACATCAATCTACTGCGCTGGGCGCTCTATTACGGCATCGATGTCGGCTGGAACGTCATCTGGGGCTTCCCGGGCGAGACGGCGGACGATTACCGTGAGCAGCTTGCCGCCATGAAGCAGCTCGCACATCTTCAGCCGCCGACCGGGGCCGGCCGGATCTGGATGGAGCGCTTCAGCCCGCTGTTCACCGAGCGGCGCAATTTTCCCGCCCGTTACGTCCGCCCGGAGGCCAGCTACAGCTATGTTTATCCCTCCGGGGTCGATCTCGACCGCGTCGCCTATTTCTTCGAATATGAGCTTGATGGCGCATTGGCCGAGGAAGTCTATGCGGATACGCGCGATTGGGTGCGGGCATGGCAAGCCACATGGAAGCAGGAGATGCGCCCAACGCTGACTTACTGGTCGTCGCCGAACTTCATTCAGATCGACGACCTGCGGGACGTGGAGACGTCCGGAACCTACACGTTCAAAGGCGCGCTCGCCGATATTTACATTTGTTGCAGCGATCGGCCGATGACCGCGGCGGGCGTGAGGGAATCCCTGCGCCTCAGCGAGCCGGAAAGTGAGATCGCCGAGGCGCTGCACGAATTCGCGAACCGCGGCCTGATGTTCCATGATGGAGGACAATTCCTCAGTTTGGCCATTCCGGCGACGCTGGGACGATAG
- a CDS encoding tyrosine-type recombinase/integrase — protein MAKLTKRLVDAAESREKDYVIWDDELPGFGLRVFASGKRSYVLQYRALGRSRRYTIGLHGVWTAESARQEAKVQLGRVAQGDNPAEERQLDHKAITVKELCMLYVNDLNAGLILGKGGRPKKPTTVGTDIGRIERHIIPLLGTRRVKDLTKADINKVLKDIMAGKTRVSVKTKKLRGKAIVRGGAGTATRTVGLLGGILTYAVEAGIIAINPAHGLRKPKDNVRTRRLTEAEYRTLGEMLRTAEKEEKYATTVEIVRQIALTGCRRSEMIGLMWTEADTDGSCLRLIDSKEGTSVRPIGLPVIEFLEARRKTTSGTYVFPGYGDDNAFGSFPNHWEQIFKDSPLSDVTPHVLRHSFASVGNDLGFTEVTIAALVGHAKGSVTSKYIHTLDTALIMAADTIAGYIEGLLDGKEFKQTAYALDRASRKAALARFLCKAAGEDGTDGREQRQLAA, from the coding sequence ATGGCTAAGCTCACAAAGCGCCTCGTCGACGCTGCCGAGTCCCGCGAGAAAGACTACGTCATCTGGGATGACGAGCTACCAGGTTTCGGCCTGCGCGTCTTCGCTTCTGGCAAGCGCAGCTATGTCCTTCAATACCGCGCATTGGGCCGCTCGCGCCGCTACACGATCGGCTTGCATGGCGTCTGGACAGCCGAAAGCGCGAGGCAGGAGGCGAAGGTCCAGTTGGGCCGCGTTGCTCAAGGGGACAATCCCGCCGAGGAGCGCCAGCTCGACCACAAAGCCATCACCGTCAAAGAGCTCTGCATGCTCTACGTCAATGACCTCAACGCGGGGCTCATCCTCGGCAAGGGCGGGCGGCCCAAGAAGCCGACGACGGTCGGGACGGACATTGGGCGCATTGAGCGGCACATCATCCCGCTCCTGGGGACGCGCCGTGTGAAGGACTTGACCAAGGCCGACATCAACAAGGTCCTGAAGGACATCATGGCCGGCAAGACGCGAGTGTCGGTCAAGACAAAAAAGCTGCGTGGCAAGGCCATCGTCCGTGGCGGCGCCGGAACGGCGACGCGCACGGTCGGGCTCCTTGGCGGCATTCTCACCTACGCCGTCGAGGCCGGTATCATAGCGATCAATCCTGCCCATGGCCTGCGGAAGCCGAAGGACAACGTCCGCACCCGCCGGCTCACCGAAGCGGAGTACCGGACGCTGGGCGAGATGCTGCGCACAGCCGAGAAAGAGGAGAAGTATGCGACGACGGTAGAGATCGTTCGTCAGATCGCACTGACCGGCTGCCGCCGCAGCGAGATGATCGGCCTGATGTGGACCGAAGCAGATACCGACGGGAGCTGCCTGCGCCTTATAGACAGTAAGGAGGGCACCTCGGTCCGTCCGATCGGCCTGCCCGTTATCGAGTTTCTGGAGGCGCGTCGGAAGACAACCTCCGGCACTTACGTCTTCCCTGGCTACGGCGATGACAACGCGTTCGGCAGTTTCCCTAACCACTGGGAGCAAATCTTCAAAGATTCACCGCTCTCGGACGTCACGCCCCACGTCTTGCGGCACAGCTTCGCCAGCGTCGGCAACGATCTCGGCTTCACGGAGGTGACGATCGCGGCCCTGGTCGGTCACGCCAAGGGCTCGGTTACGAGCAAATACATCCACACGCTCGACACGGCTCTCATCATGGCGGCGGACACGATTGCCGGCTACATTGAGGGCCTGCTGGATGGGAAAGAGTTCAAGCAGACAGCTTACGCGCTCGACCGCGCCTCCCGTAAAGCAGCGCTGGCTCGGTTCCTCTGCAAAGCCGCCGGGGAGGATGGGACGGACGGCAGAGAACAGCGACAGTTGGCCGCTTAG
- a CDS encoding 3'-5' exonuclease produces MTSSDHLETLAQTLEATGDYRVIRRLKPRPRTVPPPGTPLRLGLVVDAETTGLDPQRDEIIELAMTPFNYGLDGTVFSVGDSFQGLRQPSEPIAPDITVITGITNEMVAGQIIDPAVVATFAAPASLVIAHNAAFDRRFLERFSDVFSTKPWACSLSQIDWAAEGFEGTKLAYLAQAAGFFYDRHRAMHDCLATVELLAMRLPRSGVTGLSRLLDGARAVSWRIWAENSPFDLKETLKARGYRWNGDPGPQPRAWYIDVAESQREAEVRFLRTEIYRREVDPLVRRIDAYDRFSDRI; encoded by the coding sequence ATGACATCTTCTGACCATCTGGAGACCCTGGCGCAGACGCTGGAGGCCACGGGGGATTACCGGGTGATCCGGCGTCTCAAGCCGCGCCCTCGCACCGTTCCGCCTCCCGGCACCCCACTGCGCCTTGGCCTGGTGGTCGATGCGGAGACCACGGGGCTCGACCCTCAGCGCGATGAGATCATCGAACTCGCTATGACGCCATTCAACTACGGCTTGGATGGCACCGTTTTCAGCGTGGGCGACAGTTTCCAAGGGCTGCGTCAGCCGAGCGAGCCTATCGCCCCGGATATCACCGTGATCACGGGCATCACCAACGAGATGGTGGCCGGCCAGATTATTGATCCCGCCGTGGTCGCCACATTCGCGGCGCCGGCTTCGCTCGTCATCGCGCACAACGCGGCGTTCGATCGCCGCTTCCTTGAACGATTCAGCGACGTGTTCTCGACGAAGCCGTGGGCATGCTCGCTCAGTCAGATTGATTGGGCAGCGGAGGGGTTCGAGGGCACAAAACTCGCCTATCTCGCTCAGGCCGCAGGCTTCTTCTATGACCGTCACCGCGCGATGCACGACTGTCTTGCCACAGTTGAGTTGCTGGCGATGCGGCTGCCCCGATCTGGCGTTACGGGCCTTAGCCGCCTTTTGGATGGCGCTCGCGCTGTTTCCTGGCGCATCTGGGCGGAGAATTCACCTTTCGATCTCAAGGAGACCCTGAAGGCGCGAGGATACCGCTGGAACGGTGATCCCGGTCCTCAGCCGCGCGCCTGGTACATCGACGTTGCCGAGTCTCAGCGTGAAGCTGAGGTGCGGTTCTTGAGAACGGAGATCTATCGGCGGGAGGTCGACCCGCTAGTCCGCAGGATCGATGCGTATGATCGCTTTTCAGATCGAATTTGA
- a CDS encoding ATP-binding protein — protein MSHDDRKRAIGKVVSVAADRFVVEMHVGTDNFTVVGFDGVHYVARLGSFLMIPSQSEYVVVEVVGLRERDASTPSERGDFDRAGSSKYLDVVPVGMLPMRGGAFRFGVSVFPSLYADALYALDGELDRIFETEAAVEPSIGPDGGACEPEGATRYRVLPIGKSVVFENYDIKVRLNEFFGGHVAVLGNTGSGKSCTVASVLQSLFSKPEEHHARGATFVVFDVNGEYHAALAASAKEGAIGVERVVLDGTAAGFRMPHWFLEMAEWELLLQASERTQLPVLRTALGLTSLFHANTPEALALREHFVATCIIECFRGADGDSPVSKFQRVVSLLQKYPTNDLNMALLNRFNPNFQYGNFSGNNQSAFLDEVRKKLREDAPLPAYNRTPFSFDELHECLDFAILYEEAHGNRQIRDYCSSMVTRLRSLQERTEYAFLRHEGADVDAAVSDLEFLTSIVGLEKAAGESFTKRNQVIIIDLNSVEDEIVELVSAVIARMLFRFLRHAEPRNRFPIHLLLEEAHRYVASTPSRFSIDATKIFERIAKEGRKYGMFVLLASQRPSELSKTVLSQCSNFLVHRIQNPDDLSQIRQMTPFISESVLKRLPSLPRQHALVFGTSVNLPTTFKVREASPRPRSDDTAVVDLWFHEEGRAADIRFALRPADAAAAAAGEEPDGDKRSTGR, from the coding sequence ATGAGCCACGACGATCGCAAGCGCGCGATCGGCAAGGTGGTCTCGGTCGCGGCCGACCGCTTTGTCGTGGAGATGCACGTCGGCACCGACAACTTCACGGTCGTTGGCTTCGACGGCGTGCATTATGTGGCGCGGCTGGGATCGTTCCTGATGATTCCGTCGCAGTCGGAATATGTGGTGGTCGAGGTTGTCGGCCTGCGTGAGCGCGACGCGAGCACCCCCTCCGAGCGAGGCGACTTCGATCGGGCCGGCTCCTCGAAATATTTGGACGTGGTACCGGTCGGCATGTTGCCGATGCGTGGCGGCGCGTTCCGTTTCGGTGTGTCCGTTTTCCCGTCCCTGTATGCGGACGCGCTCTATGCACTGGATGGCGAACTCGATCGTATCTTCGAGACCGAGGCAGCCGTCGAGCCGTCAATCGGCCCGGATGGCGGTGCCTGCGAACCCGAAGGGGCCACGCGCTATCGGGTTCTGCCTATCGGCAAGTCGGTGGTGTTCGAGAACTACGACATCAAGGTCCGGCTGAACGAGTTCTTCGGCGGTCATGTCGCCGTCCTGGGCAATACCGGCAGCGGTAAGTCCTGCACGGTCGCTTCCGTCTTGCAGTCCCTTTTCAGCAAGCCGGAGGAACATCACGCCCGCGGTGCGACCTTCGTCGTCTTCGACGTCAACGGCGAGTATCACGCCGCTCTGGCCGCTTCCGCGAAGGAGGGAGCCATCGGGGTCGAGCGCGTCGTCCTCGACGGCACGGCGGCAGGCTTCCGTATGCCGCATTGGTTCCTGGAGATGGCAGAATGGGAACTGCTCTTGCAGGCCAGCGAGCGAACACAACTGCCGGTCCTTCGGACGGCGTTAGGTCTGACAAGTCTCTTTCATGCCAATACGCCGGAAGCTCTGGCGCTGCGCGAGCATTTTGTCGCCACCTGCATCATTGAGTGCTTTCGAGGCGCAGATGGAGACTCCCCCGTATCGAAATTTCAGCGCGTCGTCTCCCTGCTCCAGAAGTATCCGACAAACGACCTGAATATGGCGCTTCTGAACCGCTTTAATCCTAATTTTCAGTATGGAAATTTTTCAGGGAACAACCAATCGGCGTTTCTGGACGAAGTGAGAAAAAAGCTCCGGGAGGATGCGCCCTTACCAGCCTATAATCGGACGCCATTCTCTTTTGATGAGCTGCACGAGTGTCTCGACTTCGCGATCCTCTATGAGGAGGCTCACGGCAATCGCCAAATCCGGGACTACTGCTCGTCCATGGTCACGCGGCTCAGATCTCTCCAGGAGAGAACAGAATATGCCTTTCTGCGTCACGAAGGAGCTGACGTTGACGCAGCTGTAAGCGATCTGGAGTTCTTGACCAGCATCGTCGGTCTGGAAAAGGCGGCCGGAGAATCGTTCACCAAACGCAATCAGGTCATTATTATTGATCTCAATTCCGTCGAAGATGAAATCGTTGAGCTAGTCAGTGCGGTCATCGCACGCATGCTTTTTCGGTTTCTTCGCCATGCGGAACCGAGAAACCGCTTCCCGATACACCTACTGCTCGAAGAGGCTCATAGATATGTCGCCTCTACGCCCTCCCGCTTTTCCATCGACGCCACCAAGATTTTCGAGCGCATCGCCAAGGAAGGGCGCAAATACGGCATGTTCGTGCTTCTGGCGTCTCAGCGACCGAGCGAGCTGTCCAAAACGGTTCTCAGCCAGTGCTCCAACTTCCTGGTTCACCGCATCCAGAATCCCGACGATCTCTCCCAGATTCGCCAGATGACGCCGTTCATCTCAGAGTCGGTCTTGAAGCGGTTGCCGTCATTGCCGCGGCAGCACGCGCTGGTGTTTGGAACGTCGGTCAATCTGCCGACGACCTTCAAGGTCAGGGAGGCATCCCCGCGACCGCGGAGCGACGATACCGCCGTCGTCGATCTGTGGTTCCACGAAGAAGGTCGAGCCGCGGACATTCGCTTCGCGCTCCGTCCGGCCGACGCTGCTGCTGCGGCGGCTGGCGAGGAGCCCGATGGCGATAAACGAAGCACCGGACGATGA
- a CDS encoding SIR2 family protein — MGEESDGRKFQFLRNGDAEPSDLDWNKGVESVRQAISEAMSAKNIAFLLGAGCSSMMKGKKELGVPTMAPLAKEFCGETLEARAAGFYADPPVVGAAPTPWRLTKGEIDYLDALGIDLAKDYSRNLERLMEVLFAQRFVLRQSENPDLHPYRAVLDGIIKKVQDFLWTRVTQGAFATEGDTSVRDLYERFYKKLVLRDRSLPRPWVFTTNYDHFSELAMDRLGIPYANGFSGVVERRFNPAIFRYALAEQLDVASRKWTAVDAFVYLCKLHGSVTWTEDDHGLFPIKEVWPPESSNQMLIYPTPAKQNSSLGSPYADLFREFQSRIVREQSVLITAGYAFGDEHLNNIIYQALTIPTFRLVIFAAPDTGGEIAKLRALRDPRIWIIGGDGPAEGTTAHYFDMIVEHFMPQRPSDRIDDAVRKVLSELAPKRDDETKDGEA; from the coding sequence ATGGGCGAGGAAAGCGACGGGCGCAAATTCCAGTTCCTGCGGAACGGCGATGCCGAACCTTCAGATCTCGACTGGAACAAGGGCGTCGAGAGCGTTCGTCAGGCTATTTCCGAGGCCATGAGCGCCAAGAACATCGCGTTCCTGCTTGGCGCTGGATGTTCCTCCATGATGAAGGGCAAAAAGGAACTCGGCGTTCCAACCATGGCGCCTCTGGCCAAGGAGTTTTGTGGGGAAACACTCGAGGCGCGCGCGGCAGGATTCTACGCCGATCCGCCGGTGGTTGGCGCTGCGCCGACGCCATGGCGGCTGACCAAGGGCGAAATCGACTATCTCGATGCGCTAGGCATCGATCTGGCGAAGGATTACAGTCGTAACCTGGAACGCTTGATGGAGGTGCTGTTCGCGCAGCGGTTCGTGCTGCGCCAGAGCGAGAATCCCGATCTTCACCCCTACCGTGCTGTTCTCGACGGCATTATCAAGAAGGTCCAGGATTTCCTGTGGACCCGTGTCACCCAAGGGGCCTTCGCCACGGAGGGCGACACCTCCGTCCGCGACCTCTACGAGCGGTTCTACAAGAAGCTAGTCCTGCGAGATCGGTCCTTGCCCCGGCCATGGGTGTTTACGACCAACTACGATCATTTCAGCGAATTGGCGATGGATCGCCTGGGCATTCCCTATGCCAACGGCTTTTCCGGCGTAGTTGAACGCCGCTTCAACCCGGCGATCTTCCGCTATGCCCTGGCCGAACAGCTAGACGTCGCCAGCCGCAAGTGGACCGCCGTCGACGCCTTCGTCTATCTCTGCAAATTGCATGGCTCGGTCACTTGGACCGAGGACGATCATGGCCTGTTCCCGATCAAGGAGGTTTGGCCGCCCGAGTCTTCGAACCAGATGCTGATCTATCCGACGCCGGCGAAGCAGAATTCTTCGCTCGGCTCGCCTTACGCGGACTTGTTCCGGGAATTTCAGTCCCGGATCGTGCGCGAGCAGAGCGTTCTCATCACGGCGGGCTACGCCTTCGGCGATGAGCACCTGAACAACATCATCTATCAGGCGCTGACGATCCCGACGTTCCGTCTGGTGATCTTCGCAGCGCCGGATACGGGCGGCGAGATCGCCAAGCTGCGGGCACTGCGCGACCCGCGCATTTGGATCATTGGAGGCGACGGTCCTGCCGAGGGGACGACGGCGCACTACTTCGACATGATCGTCGAGCATTTTATGCCGCAGCGTCCCAGCGACAGGATCGATGACGCCGTTCGCAAGGTGTTGTCCGAACTGGCGCCGAAAAGGGACGACGAGACGAAGGATGGCGAGGCATGA